In Zalophus californianus isolate mZalCal1 chromosome 4, mZalCal1.pri.v2, whole genome shotgun sequence, the following proteins share a genomic window:
- the ELOA gene encoding elongin-A: MHGGRSCGPRTQREPSSGEEAAPVTAMAAESALQVVEKLQARLAANPDPKKLLKYLKKLSTLPITVDILAETGVGKTVNSLRKHEHVGSFARDLVAQWKKLVPVERNTEPDEQDFEKSNSRKRPRDAVQKEEEIEGDYQENWKASSSQSYSPDHRQKKHRKLSEPERTHKVSHVQERRDERKRCHRVSPVYSSDHESSDYGHVQSPPSSASPHQMSMDHYRSLEEDHEPFVAHQKPGKGHSNAFQDRLGISQDRHLGDPQGKGAVSQNKEHRSYKEKRPVDARGDGKSSLSREKSHKAISKEENRRPLSGDSTKEKPPSSGVKKEKEKEGSTKKKFLPPLEVASDNHLKNKPKHKDAEKTKLDKNKQSLDLLDIGKGAGDPLPKVKDRVSNNLKTSEGKVKTSHSDRKSVGSLPKVEEADVDDEFEQPTMSFESYLSYDQPRKKKKKIVKTSATTVGEKGLKKNDSKSTNKNLDSVQKLPKVNENKSEKFQPAGADSAKLRKVPTDALPVLPDLPLPMIQANYRPLSTLELMSSLPPKRKALSSPQEEEEAGFTGRRMNSKMQVYSGSKCAYLPKMMTLHQQCIRVLKNNIDSIFEVGGVPYSVLEPVLERCTPDQLYRIEEYNHVLIEETDQLWKVHCHRDFKEERPEEYESWREMYLRLQDAREQRLRVLTKNIRSAHANKPKGRQAKMAFVNSVAKPPRDVRRRQEKFGTGGAAVPEKIRIKPAPYPTGSSPAPSASGSCNSFSGSPEEPAYDGPSTSGTHLAPVLSTVSYDPRKPTVKKIAPMMAKTIKAFKNRFSRR; encoded by the exons ATGCACGGAGGGCGGAGCTGCGGCCCGAGGACGCAACGCGAGCCCAGTTCCGGCGAGGAGGCCGCGCCAGTGACAGCGATGGCGGCGGAGTCGGCGCTCCAAGTTGTGGAGAAGCTGCAGGCGCGCCTGGCCGCGAACCCGGACCCGAAGAAG ctcttgaaatatttgaagaaactcTCCACCTTGCCTATTACAGTAGACATTCTTGCG GAGACTGGAGTTGGGAAAACAGTAAATAGCTTGCGAAAACACGAGCATGTCGGAAGTTTTGCCCGGGATCTCGTGGCCCAGTGGAAGAAACTGGTTCCTGTGGAACG AAACACTGAGCCTGATGAACAGGACTTTGAGAAGAGTAATTCCCGAAAGCGCCCCAGGGATGCTGttcagaaggaggaggagatagAGGGGGACTAccaggaaaactggaaagccTCCAGTAGCCAATCCTATAGCCCTGATCACAGGcagaaaaaacacagaaaactctCGGAACCCGAGAGAACTCACAAAGTGTCTCACGTTCAAGAGAGGAGAGATGAGAGAAAGAGGTGCCATAGAGTTTCACCAGTTTATTCTTCAGACCACGAATCTTCTGATTATGGCCATGTTCAGTCCCCTCCATCGTCTGCCAGTCCCCATCAGATGTCCATGGACCATTACAGATCCTTGGAGGAGGACCACGAGCCCTTTGTTGCACACCAGAAGCCTGGGAAAGGCCATAGTAATGCCTTTCAGGATAGACTGGGGATTAGTCAGGACCGACACCTGGGGGATCCCCAGGGGAAAGGGGCTGTGAGTCAGAACAAGGAACACAGATCTTATAAGGAAAAACGACCGGTGGATGCCAGGGGAGATGGGAAGTCATCTTTGAGCAGGGAGAAATCACACAAGGCCATCTCCAAAGAGGAAAACCGAAGGCCACTCTCAGGGGATAGCACAAAGGAGAAACCGCCCTCTAGTGGTgtcaagaaagagaaggagaaagagggcagCACCAAAAAGAAGTTTTTACCCCCCTTGGAAGTTGCTTCAGACAACCACCTTAAAAACAAGCCAAAGCACAAAGACGCAGAGAAAACCAAATTGGACAAAAACAAGCAGAGTCTAGACCTCTTAGACATAGGAAAGGGGGCGGGAGACCCGCTGCCCAAGGTGAAAGACAGGGTTTCTAACAACCTAAAGACTTCAGAAGGGAAAGTCAAAACTTCTCATTCAGATAGAAAGTCAGTGGGTTCCCTCCCTAAGGTTGAGGAGGCAGATGTGGATGATGAATTTGAGCAGCCCACCATGTCTTTTGAGTCATACCTCAGCTATGACCAGCCccggaagaaaaagaaaaagattgtgaAAACTTCAGCCACGACTGTTGGAGaaaaaggactaaaaaaaaatgattcgAAAAGCACTAATAAAAACTTGGACTCAGTTCAGAAATTACCTAAAGTGAACGAAAACAAGTCAGAGAAGTTTCAGCCAGCTGGAGCTGATTCAGCCAAGCTGAGAAAG GTCCCCACGGACGCCTTGCCGGTGTTGCCAGACCTCCCATTACCCATGATACAGGCCAATTACCGGCCACTTTCTACCCTGGAATTGATGTCCTCCTTGCCACCAAAGCGAAAAG CGCTCTCTTCAccccaggaagaggaagaagctggaTTCACTGGACGAAGAATGAATTCTAAGATGCAGGTGTATTCTGGCTCCAAATGTGCCTATCTCCCGAAAATGATGACCTTGCACCAACAGTGCATCCGTGTACTTAAAAACAACATTGATT CAATCTTTGAAGTGGGTGGTGTGCCGTATTCTGTTCTTGAACCCGTTTTGGAGAGGTGTACTCCTGATCAACTATACCGCATAGAGGAGTATAATCAC GTATTAATTGAAGAAACAGATCAATTATGGAAAGTTCATTGTCACAGAGACTTTAAGGAAGAAAGGCCAGAAGAGTATGAGTCGTGGCGGGAGATGTACCTGCGGCTGCAGGATGCCCGGGAGCAGCGGCTACGAGTGCTGACCAAGAATATCCGATCTGCCCATGCCAATAAGCCCAAAG GCCGGCAAGCAAAGATGGCCTTTGTCAACTCTGTGGCCAAACCGCCTCGTGATGTTCGACGGAGACAGGAGAAGTTTGGAACCGGAGGAGCAGCTGTGCCTGAGAAAATTAG GATTAAGCCAGCCCCGTACCCCACAGGAagcagccccgccccctccgcaaGTGGCAGCTGCAACAGCTTTAGCGGCAGCCCCGAGGAGCCAGCCTACGATGGCCCGAGCACCAGTGGCACCCACTTGGCTCCCGTGCTCAGCACTGTTTCCTATGATCCTAGGAAACCGACTGTGAAGA AAATTGCCCCAATGATGGCCAAGACGATTAAAGCTTTCAAGAACAGGTTCTCCCGACGATAA